Below is a genomic region from Planctomycetia bacterium.
GAACACCACATCGCCTTCGGCAACGAGCGCCGGGATCACGCCGGAGTTGGCCGCGAAGCCGGTGTTGAAGAGGATCGCCGCCTCCGTGCCTTCAAACTCGGCGATGCGCAATTCCAACTTTTCGTGAAGCACGGAACGCCCGGTGACCAGCGGACTGGCGCCGGCGCCCCAGCCGAATTCTTGCGCAGCTGATGAGACGGCGGCAGCGAGACGCGGGTCGCTGGCGAGGCCGAGATAATCGTTAGCCCCGAAGTTGATGTACCGCCGGCCGTCGATGGTGATCAACGGGCCTTGCGCCCCATCGTGTGCGTTCAACCGACGGCGCAGAGCGCGGGCGTCAAGATCTTCGAGGGCGGCGTCAATCCAGGAGAGCGGGTCAGGCATGTGCCGTGCATTTTAGCACAACGCCGGGCCGTCGACTCAGGTAGCGGCGCGCAGCGCGCTAAGCCCAGGGCAGGCTGTAGAAATCGTCCCATCTGCAACGATTCCTGCAGCCTGCCCTGGGCTTTTCTTGAAACAGCGCTCGTTGGAGAAACGGCGATCTGTCCACTTTACTTCCCGCCGCTCAACCGTTGCGCCGTCTTCACCAGTTCAATGTACTCGGCGCGATATCCTTCGGCGTCGCGGGACATGCCCGGCTGGGCCATTTCCAATACCGCGCCGTAGTTCATCGTGCCGGCGTATTGCGAGTGCCGCAGCAGCATGCCGAAGGCGGCGACCGACGAGGCGAATTGGAAGTCGGGGCTCGATTGGCCGATTTTCTGTTCGCTGTCGGCGACCGGCGTCTTGATCAGTTTGCTCGTGTCGCCGTCCGGCTGCTTGTAGCGGAGCTTGAGCATCAGTAGATCGCTCGATTGCTTCGCCGCTTCCGTGGGGCCGCCGACGGACTGGTATTCAAGTTCGTCCACCGAGGGCGTGTTGACCGGTTCGCCGGCCGGGATGACTTCGTACAGCGCGGTGACGGTATGACCCGCGCCGATCTCGCCGGCGTCTTTCTTGTCGTCGTTGAAATCTTCCTTGGCGAGGATGCGATTCTCATAGCCGATCAGCCGATATGCGGCCGTTTTCGCCGGGTTGAACTCCAGTTGCAGCTTGACGTCCTTGGCGATTGTCAGCAGCGTGCCGGAAAGTTGCTCGACCAGCACCTTGCGGGCTTCGCGTTCGGTGTCGATGTAGGCGTAGTTGCCGTTGCCCTTGTCGGAGAGCTTTTCCAGCGTGGCGTCTTTGAAGTTGCCCATGCCGAAGCCGAGGACCGAAAGGAACACGCCGGACTTGGCTTTGCCTTCGATCAGGCTGACGAGTTGGCTTTCATCCGTGACGCCGACGTTGAAATCGCCGTCGGTGCAGAGGATCACACGATTCGCTCCGCCCTGGACAAAGTTCTCGACGGCGACCTGGTAGGCTTGCTCGATGCCGCCGGCGCCGTTGGTGCTGCCGCCAGCTTCGAGCTGATCGAGCGCGGCGAGGATCGTTTCCTTTTGATTGCCCGGCGTGCTGGCGAGCACCTGCCCCGAACTGCCGGCGTAAACGACCATCGCGACGCGGTCGTTTTCCGACAGTTGCTCGGTCAGCAGCCGAAGGCCCGTCTTCACGAGTTGCAACTTGTTGGCGTCCTGCATCGAACCGGAGACGTCGATCAGGAAGACGAGATTCGTCGCCGGGCGCTGGTCGACGGCCACTTCGCGTCCCTTGATGCCAATCCGCACCAGCCGATGTTTCGCTTCCCATGGGCACTGCGCCACTTCGACATGCACCGCGAACGGGTCGTCGCCAGTTGGCGGGGCGTAGTCGTAGCTGAAGTAGTTCAGCATTTCCTCGATCCGCACCGCGCCCGGTGGCGGCAAGGTTTCCTGCGTGAGAAACCGCCGCACATTGGCGTAGGAGGCGGTGTCGACGTCAATCGAGAACGTGGAAAGCGGTTCCTGCGCGACTTGCTTGAACGGGTTCTCGATGATCTGGTCGTAGGCTTCGGTGTTGGACTCACCGTCTTGAACTTCAACGAAATCGGCCCCCAGCGACATCGACGGCGACTTCGCTTCGCTCGACAGTTTCGCCAGCGACTCTTCGGAATAATCGTCCGCGCTCAGTGGCGTCGACAAACGAAAGTAGGTCGCCGGGCCACTGGCTGTCGCCGGCGAGGCGCCTCGTTGACGATAAGAGCTATCGCCACCTTGAGCGTATCCACGGCCATCATAAAGACCGTCGCTGGCTCCACCGGCTGGAGGGCCGTAAGGGCTGCCACCTCTCGAACCACCGGCGTAGCCCCCTTGGCCGCCGCCAGCTTGCGCAGGCTGCGAAGCGGGTTTGTTCGCAGCGACGGAGGCCAGGTCGGAGAGCTGCTTCTCACCTTCACCGCTTTCGGACATCGCTTCGTCGATGGTCGCCGCCTTGTCTTCGCCAGCACCTTGCTGCGGCGCGGTGGCATACACCGGTTTCGATACTGTGTAATTCTGTTCCTTTGAGCGAACCTCCCAAACCGGTTTTGCAACGGTGTCGGCGCTGTTGCCTTCTTGCGTTTCATAGTGAGCGACAGAGCCCTGTTCGTATTCCATACCCATGTCAGTCGGCGTTTCCCCCATGGACGCAAGGACCGGTGGATTAATCGTCGTCGAGTCTGGGCGAGCAGACGTACCAACTGCGACCTGGTTCGATTGAATCGAGGGCAACACCAGCGCGGTCACCACGCCGCCGATGCCGACGGCGACGCCGAGTTCCAGCATGTGCCGCAGTGACCAGAAGCGATGTGCCGGTGCGCTGGTGGCTGCGACCGTCGCGGGTGCGCCGTTGACGGATGGCTCCTGTGCCAGGATCGCGGCGCGGCGCGCTGCGTCGAGCGCCGGGCCTTGCTCATCGGCGAACGAGGCGCTCAACATGCCGGTCACGCGGCGAATCTCCGCCAGCGCTTTCGCGGCTTCGGGGGAGTCAGCGAGCTCGCGCTCCAGTTCAGTGCGCGCAGACTCATCGAGCTCGCCAAGAGCGTAGTCGATCAGACGCGGGTCGTCGGGATCTAGCGACATTTTTCAGAAACTCCTCACATGAGGAAATGAATGCTGGGTAACCACGAAAGTCACGAACGGCACTGTTGTGGCACGGTCTCTGTTGTGGCACGGTCGGGAGACCTCTGTTGTGGCACGGTCTCCCGACCGTGCCACCGGCCCGACCGAAGGTCTCCATGCGTCGCAAACCCGCCACGTGGCACGGTCGGGAGACCGTGCCACAACATGCGTCTGCAATCTCTCAGCGTCTCCGCGCCTCTGCGTTTCAATTGGATTCACCGTCTCACTCACGCTTCAACCATCTTTCCGCGTAAGGTTTTAATCGCCGTGTGCAGCAAGAACCCCACGTTGGTCACGGTGAGATTCGTGACCTCGCTGATTTCCTTGTAGCTCAGTCCGCCTTGAAACTTGAGGCGGACGACTTCCTGTTGATTCGTCGGCAGCGTCGACAGCCAGCGCGTCACCGCGGCATGGTCGTCGCGGGCTTCGGCGCGGTAGTCGGGCAGCGGCTCATGGCTCACGAACGGCGTGGCCACGTCTTCGGCAAGTTCACGCATGCGTCCCTCCTTACGCTTGAAGTCCAACGCCCGGCTCCGGCAGACGCGATACAACCACGGCGTCAGGTGTCCGTCCAGGTTGGCCTGGGTCTCGCGGCAGAGCCGGAGAAAGGTTTCCTGAACGATGTCCCGGGCCTGCTCCAAGTCGCCGACCAGCCGGCAGGCGTAGCGCATCAGCGGACCTTCGTGACGCTCCAAGGCGTCCCGCAGCCATCGGTCATGCTCCGCCGAACCTTCGCCGCCCATTCGAATCGCACCCCGGAGAAGTCGTTCCGACCGGGTTCTCTTAGCTGTTCCAAGAATAACAACGCCGGTCGGTCTCGCTTATTAGACGAAACCGACGGCCAGTTCGGGTCCCAGCGTAGGGCGGGCCGGCATAAAAAGAGAAATCGCCGGAAGCGGGAAAGCGCCGACCACTCCTGAAGGACCTACACAAATAAAACGAGGCCCGCCGTTTTGGGAACGGCGAGCCTCGGCGAGAATTCAAATTCTTGGCAATCGCCAATCGCCTAGCGGCGACGGCGCTTCACCAGACCGCAGACGACGCAGCCAGCCAGGGCCAAGATCGCCGTCGACGGTTCCGGAACGGCGGAGCCGCCTGGCGGGCTGACACCAAAGTTGTTGCGCACGCCGTTCAAGTCGTCCACATTCACGACGCCGTCATACGGAAACGCGTCGCCGACCAACGATCCGTCGGTGGCGCCTTGTTCGCCGAAGTTGTTGCGCACGCCGTTGAGATCGGTGATATCCACGTCGCCGTCTTCATCCGTGTCGCCGACCTGGAAAACCTCCAGGAACGAGTTCACGGACAATAGGCCCGTGGCCTCGACGAATCCCAGCGCGGGGTCCGCCGCGGAGTTGTCGGCGAACGTCTCGATGAACTCTCCGCTCAGGCTGTACTTATCAATGCGGCCTGTGCCATCGACAAAGCCGAGACTGCCGACGAGCAGACCTCCGTCATTCGGCAGGAGCGCCAGGCTGGCCGGAAAGACGAGCCCCGAAATCGGCGCAAAGGTCGGATCGGGCGCTCCGGTCGTCGCATTGAACTTCATGACCGCGCCGGTGAAGCCAGCGGCGACATACAGCGAGTTAGCGTCAACGATCAGGTTGCCTGCGCCCAGCAAGGCTTGATCGGGGCCAATAAACGTCTCGAAGGACGATGTTGCTTCGTTGTAACGGAGGATCTCGCCGGTGCCGAACGAACTGACCAACAAGTCCCCGTTCGGAGCAAAAGCCAGGCCGGTCCGCCCGGCAGGC
It encodes:
- a CDS encoding PEP-CTERM sorting domain-containing protein (PEP-CTERM proteins occur, often in large numbers, in the proteomes of bacteria that also encode an exosortase, a predicted intramembrane cysteine proteinase. The presence of a PEP-CTERM domain at a protein's C-terminus predicts cleavage within the sorting domain, followed by covalent anchoring to some some component of the (usually Gram-negative) cell surface. Many PEP-CTERM proteins exhibit an unusual sequence composition that includes large numbers of potential glycosylation sites. Expression of one such protein has been shown restore the ability of a bacterium to form floc, a type of biofilm.); this encodes MLSRFRFLVLVPLLACVWADAAPAGEENEILVADRLTNRVLRYGGSDGSLIGVLVDDPINLDEPNGMALSPDKSKLYVASRQNSSIVRYDYNGFEVANPTVLVTEGLTTPSSILLEPGDSKFYVSNLGGAAFDGATVGQFNADGSSAGAELTGGLPAGRTGLAFAPNGDLLVSSFGTGEILRYNEATSSFETFIGPDQALLGAGNLIVDANSLYVAAGFTGAVMKFNATTGAPDPTFAPISGLVFPASLALLPNDGGLLVGSLGFVDGTGRIDKYSLSGEFIETFADNSAADPALGFVEATGLLSVNSFLEVFQVGDTDEDGDVDITDLNGVRNNFGEQGATDGSLVGDAFPYDGVVNVDDLNGVRNNFGVSPPGGSAVPEPSTAILALAGCVVCGLVKRRRR
- a CDS encoding von Willebrand factor type A domain-containing protein is translated as MSLDPDDPRLIDYALGELDESARTELERELADSPEAAKALAEIRRVTGMLSASFADEQGPALDAARRAAILAQEPSVNGAPATVAATSAPAHRFWSLRHMLELGVAVGIGGVVTALVLPSIQSNQVAVGTSARPDSTTINPPVLASMGETPTDMGMEYEQGSVAHYETQEGNSADTVAKPVWEVRSKEQNYTVSKPVYATAPQQGAGEDKAATIDEAMSESGEGEKQLSDLASVAANKPASQPAQAGGGQGGYAGGSRGGSPYGPPAGGASDGLYDGRGYAQGGDSSYRQRGASPATASGPATYFRLSTPLSADDYSEESLAKLSSEAKSPSMSLGADFVEVQDGESNTEAYDQIIENPFKQVAQEPLSTFSIDVDTASYANVRRFLTQETLPPPGAVRIEEMLNYFSYDYAPPTGDDPFAVHVEVAQCPWEAKHRLVRIGIKGREVAVDQRPATNLVFLIDVSGSMQDANKLQLVKTGLRLLTEQLSENDRVAMVVYAGSSGQVLASTPGNQKETILAALDQLEAGGSTNGAGGIEQAYQVAVENFVQGGANRVILCTDGDFNVGVTDESQLVSLIEGKAKSGVFLSVLGFGMGNFKDATLEKLSDKGNGNYAYIDTEREARKVLVEQLSGTLLTIAKDVKLQLEFNPAKTAAYRLIGYENRILAKEDFNDDKKDAGEIGAGHTVTALYEVIPAGEPVNTPSVDELEYQSVGGPTEAAKQSSDLLMLKLRYKQPDGDTSKLIKTPVADSEQKIGQSSPDFQFASSVAAFGMLLRHSQYAGTMNYGAVLEMAQPGMSRDAEGYRAEYIELVKTAQRLSGGK
- a CDS encoding sigma-70 family RNA polymerase sigma factor, producing MGGEGSAEHDRWLRDALERHEGPLMRYACRLVGDLEQARDIVQETFLRLCRETQANLDGHLTPWLYRVCRSRALDFKRKEGRMRELAEDVATPFVSHEPLPDYRAEARDDHAAVTRWLSTLPTNQQEVVRLKFQGGLSYKEISEVTNLTVTNVGFLLHTAIKTLRGKMVEA